From a region of the Impatiens glandulifera chromosome 4, dImpGla2.1, whole genome shotgun sequence genome:
- the LOC124935531 gene encoding F-box/kelch-repeat protein At3g23880-like, which yields MSSAYCLEVKSCSLPSVLHEECYPSTHDHYYPLKHWPDSVLIVGSVNGLVCIASEEEGSVFLWNPSIRKSKRLPDCGLGLKERLDRDIVYGFGYDETSSDYKVIRIKSTEVNIYGLKSDSWRKIGIFPKGFPMDTQCTFVSGSLHWAPTGEDELDYYWNTWNSIVSFDLSKETYSEFSQPCYGKGALESKLGVLYDSLSLLCNIGDEHIGYERADVWVMKEYGKVESWSKLFSIRYSSHPEVFLHHVPLCISFRKTEVLLLFGARLVLYNMDNHTVRPTNIQDCLQKYYRKAYIYIESLVSPYPE from the coding sequence ATGAGCTCCGCTTATTGTTTAGAGGTGAAATCATGTTCTCTCCCATCTGTTTTACATGAAGAATGTTATCCTAGTACACATGACCACTATTATCCATTGAAGCACTGGCCAGACTCTGTTTTGATAGTTGGTTCTGTGAATGGATTGGTTTGTATAGCTTCAGAAGAAGAAGGTTCTGTATTTTTATGGAACCCGTCTATTAGGAAATCAAAGAGACTGCCCGATTGTGGCTTAGGCTTAAAAGAGCGTTTAGATCGAGACATTGTATATGGGTTTGGCTATGACGAGACTAGTTCTGATTACAAGGTGATTCGCATTAAATCTACTGAAGTAAATATTTATGGGTTAAAGAGTGATTCGTGGAGGAAGATTGGAATTTTCCCTAAAGGCTTTCCCATGGATACTCAGTGCACCTTTGTGAGTGGATCACTTCATTGGGCTCCAACTGGGGAAGATGAGTTAGACTATTATTGGAATACTTGGAATTCTATAGTCTCATTCGATTTGTCAAAAGAAACGTATTCTGAATTCTCGCAACCCTGCTATGGTAAGGGTGCTTTAGAATCAAAGCTAGGAGTTTTATATGACAGCCTCAGTCTACTATGTAACATTGGTGATGAACACATTGGTTATGAACGAGCCGATGTATGGGTGATGAAGGAGTATGGAAAAGTAGAGTCTTGGTCTAAGTTGTTTTCAATACGGTATTCTAGTCATCCAGAGGTTTTCCTGCATCATGTTCCCTTGTGTATTTCTTTTAGGAAAACTGAAGTCCTTTTGCTGTTTGGAGCGCGTTTGGTGTTGTATAATATGGACAATCATACGGTTAGGCCTACCAACATTCAAGATTGTCTTCAAAAATACTATCGTAAAGCATACATTTATATTGAGAGCCTAGTCTCGCCTTATCCTGAATGA
- the LOC124935532 gene encoding F-box/kelch-repeat protein At3g23880-like, which yields MMKMKRVPTNRKRRKTTDSVYVLPYYLPIEIITKILIKLPVKTLVKFRCVCRSWLALISDPIFVQNHLRASTQDKGYAHHRLIMSSHLRLEVKSCSLPSVLHEECYPSTHDHYYPLKHWPDSVLIVGSVNGLVCIASEEEGSVFLWNPSIRKSKRLPDCGLGLKERLGRDIVYGFGYDEASSDYKVIRIKSTEVNIYGLKRDSWRKIGIFPKGFPMDTKCTFVSGSLHWAPTGENEWEALFHNYWNSDNPIVSFDLSKETYSEISQPCYEKDATESYLGVLGDSLLCILRDYFYEQAEVWVMNEYGKVESWSKLFSIQYCIRHQGYLYDVPLCISFTKTEVLLMLGKQRLVLYNMDNHTFRPTNIRGCLPEYQYKVYTYIESLVSPYPDS from the coding sequence atgatgaagatgaagagagtTCCTACCAATAGAAAGCGTCGCAAGACCACCGATTCCGTCTATGTCCTTCCCTACTACCTGCCAATAGAAATTATCACAAAAATCCTAATCAAACTTCCCGTCAAAACCCTCGTCAAATTTAGGTGCGTATGCAGATCCTGGCTCGCTTTGATATCCGATCCCATATTCGTCCAGAATCATCTGAGAGCTTCCACCCAAGACAAGGGTTATGCACACCATAGACTTATTATGAGCTCCCATCTTCGTTTAGAGGTGAAATCATGTTCTCTCCCATCTGTTTTACATGAAGAATGTTATCCTAGTACACATGACCACTATTATCCATTGAAGCACTGGCCAGACTCTGTTTTGATAGTTGGTTCTGTGAATGGATTGGTTTGTATAGCTTCAGAAGAAGAAGGTTCTGTATTTTTATGGAACCCGTCTATTAGGAAATCAAAGAGACTGCCCGATTGTGGCTTAGGCTTAAAAGAGCGTTTAGGTCGAGACATTGTATATGGGTTTGGCTATGACGAGGCTAGTTCTGATTACAAGGTGATTCGCATTAAATCTACTGAAGTAAATATTTATGGGTTAAAGAGAGATTCGTGGAGGAAGATTGGAATTTTCCCTAAAGGCTTTCCCATGGATACTAAGTGCACCTTTGTGAGTGGATCACTTCATTGGGCTCCAACTGGGGAAAATGAGTGGGAAGCTTTGTTCCACAATTATTGGAATAGTGACAATCCTATAGTCTCTTTCGATTTGTCAAAGGAAACATATTCGGAAATCTCGCAACCCTGCTATGAGAAGGATGCTACGGAATCATATCTAGGAGTTTTAGGTGACAGCCTCCTCTGTATTCTACGTGACTATTTTTATGAACAAGCCGAAGTATGGGTGATGAATGAGTATGGAAAAGTAGAGTCTTGGTCTAAGTTGTTTTCAATACAGTATTGTATTCGACACCAGGGTTACTTGTATGATGTACCCTTGTGTATTTCTTTTACGAAAACTGAAGTCCTTTTGATGTTAGGAAAGCAGCGTTTGGTGTTGTATAATATGGACAATCATACATTTAGGCCTACCAACATTAGAGGTTGCCTTCCAGAATACCAATATAAAGTGTACACTTATATTGAGAGTCTAGTCTCGCCTTATCCTGATTCCTGA
- the LOC124936553 gene encoding FACT complex subunit SPT16-like yields the protein MPEERNNGNAKATNGKPAVGASAYAINLESFSNRLKMLYKHWNDYKSDLWGDSDVLAIATPPPSEDLRYLKSSALNIWLLGYEFPDTIMVFMKKEIHFLCSQKKSSLLEGIKKASKDSVGAEVIMHVKSKTDDGTKLMDSIFSTVHALSKSEGRDTPIVGYIARELPEGNLLELWTKKLNSANFQLNDISNGFSDLFAVKDSVEITNVKKAAYLTSSVMKHFVVPKIEKVIDEEKKVSHSSLMDDTEKVILEPSKINVKLKAENIDICYPPIFQSGGEFDLKPSASSNDDNLYYDSTSVIICAIGSRYNSYCSNVARTYLFDANAMQIKAYEVLLKAQEASIAALKPGNKASAAFQAAISIVEKDAPEFLPNLTKSAGIGMGLEFRESGLSLNAKNDRVLKPGMIFNVSLGLQNLETETKNSKTKKFSLLLADTVVVAGDSSQVMTSLCSKSLKDVSYSFNEDDEEEEQQPKVKTNVNASKSSLPSKATLRSVNNEMSKEELRRQHQAELARQKNEETARRLAGAGSGLGNSRGSDRPSGELVSYKNVNDIPPPRDFMIQIDQKNEAILLPIQGSMVPFHVAMVKSVSSQQESHRNCYIRIMFNVPGTPFSPHDANTIKFQSNIYVREAYFRCKDPRHLSDVVQQIKTLRRQVTSRESEKAERATLVSQEKLQLAGAKFKPIRLSDLWIRPVFGGRGRKLSGTLEAHANGFRYSTSRSDERVDIMYVNVKHAFFQPAEKEMVTLLHFHLHNHIMVGNKKTKDVQFFVEVIEVVQTLGSSKRSAYDPDEIEEEQRERDRKNKINTDFQNFVNRTNELWGQPQFKGLDLEFDQPFRDLGFNGVPHKSSAFVVPTSSCLVELIETPFVVITLNEIEIVNLERVGLGQKNFDMTIVFKDFKRDVFRIDSIPSTSLDGIKEWLDTTDLKYYESRLNLNWRPILKTITEDPEKFIEDGGWEFLNMEASDSDSENSQESDHGYEPSDGQSDQSESEDEDDSEESLVESDEEEEEEDSDEGSEEDKGKTWEELEKEASKADREKGAESDSEEERKRRKIKTSFGKARVPDRRSNTSNHHRGGGSGGGMAKRPKFR from the coding sequence ATGCCCGAAGAAAGAAATAATGGTAATGCAAAAGCTACAAATGGAAAGCCAGCAGTTGGGGCTAGTGCTTATGCTATTAATCTCGAAAGCTTTAGCAATCGGTTAAAGATGTTATATAAACACTGGAATGACTACAAGAGTGACCTATGGGGTGATTCTGATGTTCTTGCGATAGCAACTCCTCCACCATCTGAAGACCTTCGATACTTAAAATCGTCTGCTCTCAACATTTGGTTGCTTGGTTATGAATTCCCCGATACTATTATGGTATTCATGAAGAAGGAAATCCATTTCCTATGCAGCCAGAAGAAATCCTCTTTACTTGAAGGCATTAAAAAGGCGTCGAAGGATTCTGTTGGTGCCGAGGTTATCATGCATGTGAAGTCCAAAACCGACGATGGAACCAAATTAATGGATTCCATATTCAGCACGGTTCATGCTCTGTCGAAATCAGAAGGTCGAGATACTCCTATTGTTGGTTACATTGCGAGAGAGTTGCCAGAAGGGAATTTGTTGGAACTTTGGACGAAAAAACTGAACAGTGCAAATTTTCAACTGAATGATATATCGAATGGATTCTCCGATCTGTTTGCAGTTAAGGACAGCGTTGAGATTACTAATGTGAAGAAAGCTGCTTACTTGACGTCATCAGTTATGAAGCATTTTGTAGTTCCCAAGATTGAGAAGGTTATCGATGAGGAGAAGAAGGTTTCACATTCTTCGTTGATGGACGACACAGAGAAAGTCATACTCGAGCCTTCGAAGATCAATGTGAAGCTGAAGGCGGAAAACATTGATATCTGTTATCCTCCAATTTTTCAAAGTGGAGGAGAATTCGATCTGAAACCGAGCGCCTCGAGCAACGACGACAATCTTTACTATGACTCCACAAGTGTCATCATATGCGCCATTGGATCCCGTTACAACAGCTACTGTTCGAATGTGGCGAGAACTTATCTGTTTGATGCGAATGCTATGCAGATCAAAGCTTACGAAGTCCTCCTTAAGGCTCAAGAAGCTTCTATAGCTGCGTTGAAACCAGGGAACAAGGCCAGTGCAGCTTTCCAAGCCGCTATTTCCATAGTGGAAAAAGATGCTCCTGAATTTTTACCAAATTTGACAAAATCAGCTGGAATCGGGATGGGCCTCGAGTTTCGTGAGTCGGGTCTTAGTCTGAATGCGAAGAACGACCGTGTGTTGAAGCCGGGGATGATTTTCAATGTTTCCCTCGGTTTACAGAACTTGGAAACGGAAACAAAGAATTCGAAGACCAAGAAGTTTTCCTTATTGCTAGCCGACACTGTTGTCGTTGCTGGCGACAGTTCCCAGGTGATGACTTCGTTGTGTTCGAAATCCCTCAAGGACGTCTCGTACTCGTTCAACGAAgacgacgaagaagaagaacaacagCCGAAAGTCAAAACAAACGTAAACGCCTCCAAATCATCGTTACCTTCGAAGGCGACTCTCAGGTCGGTTAATAATGAGATGTCGAAAGAGGAATTACGAAGGCAGCATCAAGCCGAACTTGCGCGTCAGAAGAACGAGGAAACTGCCAGGAGGCTGGCAGGAGCCGGGTCGGGCTTAGGTAATAGCCGTGGCTCCGACCGGCCTTCTGGCGAGTTGGTTTCTTACAAGAACGTGAACGATATACCGCCTCCGAGGGACTTCATGATTCAGATTGACCAGAAGAATGAAGCGATTCTGTTACCGATTCAAGGAAGCATGGTCCCGTTTCATGTCGCGATGGTGAAGAGTGTTTCCAGCCAGCAGGAATCTCATCGTAACTGCTACATCAGGATTATGTTCAACGTCCCTGGAACTCCTTTCAGTCCACACGACGCCAACACCATTAAATTCCAGAGTAATATTTACGTTAGGGAGGCGTATTTCCGATGTAAGGATCCGAGGCATTTAAGTGACGTGGTGCAGCAGATTAAAACTCTACGCAGGCAGGTGACTTCTAGAGAATCCGAGAAAGCCGAGAGGGCGACGTTAGTCAGTCAGGAGAAGCTTCAGCTAGCCGGAGCCAAATTTAAACCGATAAGGCTGTCTGATCTATGGATCCGCCCTGTTTTTGGAGGGCGGGGGAGGAAACTGAGCGGGACTCTTGAAGCGCATGCGAATGGGTTTCGATACTCGACATCGAGATCGGATGAACGTGTCGATATCATGTACGTAAATGTGAAACACGCATTTTTTCAGCCTGCGGAAAAGGAGATGGTGACTCTGCTTCACTTCCATCTGCACAACCACATAATGGTTGGAAACAAGAAGACAAAAGACGTACAGTTCTTTGTCGAAGTGATAGAAGTCGTGCAGACACTCGGGAGTAGTAAGAGGTCGGCTTACGATCCAGACGAGATTGAGGAAGAACAAAGAGAGAGGGATCGGAAGAATAAAATCAACACCGACTTCCAAAACTTCGTTAACAGAACAAACGAGCTGTGGGGACAGCCCCAGTTCAAAGGTCTCGATTTGGAATTCGACCAGCCTTTCAGAGACCTCGGTTTCAACGGTGTCCCCCACAAGTCTTCGGCTTTCGTGGTCCCCACCTCGAGCTGTCTCGTCGAGCTGATAGAGACGCCGTTTGTAGTCATCACTTTGAATGAGATCGAGATCGTTAACCTGGAGAGAGTTGGCCTCGGGCAGAAGAATTTTGACATGACGATCGTCTTCAAGGATTTCAAACGAGACGTTTTTCGCATTGACTCAATCCCTTCAACTTCCCTCGACGGGATCAAGGAATGGCTGGACACGACTGATTTGAAATACTACGAGAGTAGGCTGAATCTGAACTGGCGGCCGATTCTGAAGACAATAACCGAGGACCCGGAGAAGTTCATAGAGGACGGTGGGTGGGAGTTTCTGAACATGGAGGCTTCAGATTCAGATTCTGAGAACTCCCAGGAGTCAGACCACGGATATGAACCCTCGGATGGGCAATCTGATCAGTCTGAATCTGAAGATGAGGATGATAGTGAGGAATCGTTGGTGGAGTCTGAcgaggaggaagaggaagaagactCCGACGAGGGATCGGAGGAGGATAAGGGTAAGACGTGGGAGGAGTTGGAGAAGGAGGCGAGTAAAGCCGATAGAGAGAAAGGAGCCGAGTCGGATAGCGAAGAGGAGAGGAAACGGAGGAAGATTAAGACTTCGTTTGGGAAAGCTAGGGTTCCGGACAGGAGGAGTAATACTAGTAATCATCATCGAGGCGGAGGGAGCGGAGGCGGAATGGCGAAAAGACCTAAATTCAGATAA